A single Botrytis cinerea B05.10 chromosome 1, complete sequence DNA region contains:
- the Bcpup3 gene encoding Bcpup3, with protein MSSPFSINGGACVAMVGKDCVAIACDLRLGLQALTVSNNFPKIFSYGPSVYLGLTGLATDVSTVSDLFRYKVNMYRLREERNISPTTMANLVSSSLYERRFGPFFVSPVVAGLDQKTGKPFICGFDSIGCIDFAKDFIVSGTASDQLFGTCEGLWEPDLGPEDLFETISQALLNAVDRDALSGWGAHVYIIEKDKVTKRLLKGRQD; from the exons ATG Agctctccattctccatca ATGGCGGTGCCTGCGTAGCCATGGTAGGTAAAGACTGCGTCGCCATAGCCTGCGATCTCCGCCTCGGTCTCCAAGCCCTAACCGTCTCCAACAACTTCCCCAAAATCTTCTCCTACGGCCCCTCCGTCTATCTCGGTCTTACCGGTCTCGCCACAGATGTCTCTACCGTCTCGGATCTCTTCCGCTACAAAGTAAACATGTATCGACTCCGCGAGGAGCGCAATATTTCTCCCACCACCATGGCGAATCTCGTCTCAAGTTCGCTGTACGAACGTCGCTTTGGTCCGTTTTTCGTTAGTCCTGTGGTTGCGGGATTGGATCAGAAGACTGGGAAGCCGTTTATCTGTGGGTTTGATAGTATTGGTTGTATTGATTTCGCAAAGGATTTCATTGTTAGTGGAACTGCAAGTGATCAATTATTTGGTACTTGTGAAGGGTTGTGGGAGCCAGATTTG GGACCAGAAGATCTCTTCGAGACAATATCACAAGCACTCTTGAACGCAGTCGACAGAGATGCTCTGTCAGGTTGGGGAGCCCATGTTTACATTATTGAGAAGGATAAGGTTACCAAGAGGTTACTGAAGGGCAGACAAGATTAA